A single region of the Pectinophora gossypiella chromosome 2, ilPecGoss1.1, whole genome shotgun sequence genome encodes:
- the LOC126378727 gene encoding uncharacterized protein LOC126378727 isoform X2: protein MSNISSESNTSTEWYDEEERDDRMAEQVKRLNIARGQCKATITRAEKFFTDTPLESITTEDLQIRQKSICAAYEKYQSLSIDMQLLDVEVDADDEEMESRYTKLEVTIQRLLSNSVTKCGQAKTPEANHSAAHLTSLEIPVFDGRDISLYKPFMEMFEAVVHHDNRLSDVQKLCFLKKYVRGEPLQLIDSLPIVGVSYTDAVSLLKKRYDNEALLIHNHVCNLLDLPAVQRGTAQQLRELTAKVKS, encoded by the exons ATGTCTAACATTTCTTCGGAATCAAATACTTCGACGGAGTGGTACGACGAAGAAGAACGTGACGATAGAATGGCGGAACAGGTAAAGCGTCTCAATATAGCACGTGGCCAGTGCAAGGCCACCATAACAAGAGCTGAAAAATTCTTCACGGACACCCCGTTAGAGTCAATAACGACAGAGGACTTGCAGATCAGGCAAAAATCAATTTGCGCGGCATATGAAAAATACCAATCGCTTTCCATTGACATGCAACTTCTTGATGTAGAAGTCGATGCAGATGATGAAGAGATGGAATCACGCTACACTAAATTAGAAGTTACCATACAACGTCTGCTATCCAACTCTGTGACCAAATGTGGCCAGGCGAAAACTCCTGAGGCTAACCATTCTGCGGCTCATCTAACGTCATTGGAGATACCAGTTTTTGATGGAAGGGACATCTCTCTTTATAAACCATTCATGGAAATGTTTGAGGCCGTTGTACATCATGATAACCGGCTGTCAGATGTCCAGAAATTATGTTTCCTCAAGAAATATGTACGGGGCGAGCCTCTACAATTGATAGATAGTTTACCGATCGTTGGAGTCTCCTACACTGATGCTGTAAGTTTGTTGAAGAAACGGTATGACAATGAAGCTTTGCTGATACATAACCATGTCTGCAACTTACTCGATCTGCCTGCTGTGCAGAGAGGAACAGCTCAACAGCTAAGGGAACTCACCGCTAAA Gttaaaagctga
- the LOC126378727 gene encoding uncharacterized protein LOC126378727 isoform X1 yields MGSLPKDRVNPARVFEKVGLDYCGPFEVKQSTVRRSIVSKGYVLVIVCFTTKAVHLEVVSDMTTEAFLAALKRFIARRGLPSDIYSDNAKTFKGAHNKLNDLYKLANSSDFQNSVSNFTANKGIQFHFIPDYSPNHGGLWEAAVKSAKYHMKRIVGLKTYTYEQLSTIFTEIEAVLNSRPITPMSQDPSDFSCLTPGHFIIGCPLTSYPCPDLTEIPINRLKFWRSCEQARQHFWRAWSHDYLSSLHQRHKWQYEVNNIKENMVVLLKHPSTPPLQWPLGRISKVYIGDDNKVRTVQIVTADHKYHTRAVSKIVILPTEN; encoded by the coding sequence ATGGGCTCTCTGCCCAAGGACAGAGTAAATCCTGCCAGGGTCTTTGAGAAGGTGGGCCTGGACTATTGCGGCCCATTTGAAGTGAAGCAATCAACAGTAAGGCGAAGCATAGTGTCTAAAGGCTATGTTCTTGTGATTGTTTGTTTCACAACAAAGGCTGTACACTTAGAAGTTGTGTCAGACATGACCACTGAGGCCTTTCTCGCAGCCCTTAAGCGCTTCATAGCTCGCAGAGGCTTACCTTCAGATATCTATTCAGATAATGCAAAAACATTCAAAGGTGCTCATAATAAGCTTAATGACCTTTATAAACTTGCAAATAGTAGTGATTTTCAAAATTCAGTAAGTAACTTCACTGCCAATAAAGGCATTCAATTCCATTTCATACCTGACTACAGTCCCAACCATGGTGGCTTGTGGGAAGCTGCGGTAAAGTCAGCAAAATATCATATGAAGCGTATTGTTGGATTAAAAACTTATACTTACGAGCAGCTTTCCACCATATTTACAGAGATTGAGGCCGTTCTCAATTCTCGGCCCATCACCCCCATGTCTCAGGATCCTTCAGATTTTTCCTGCCTAACACCAGGCCATTTTATAATAGGTTGTCCTCTTACATCGTACCCATGTCCAGATCTCACTGAGATCCCTATTAACAGACTTAAGTTTTGGCGGTCCTGTGAGCAAGCTCGACAGCATTTTTGGCGGGCCTGGTCGCATGACTACTTGTCAAGTCTTCATCAGAGGCACAAATGGCAATATGAGGTAAATAACATTAAAGAAAACATGGTAGTTTTGCTAAAACACCCATCCACCCCGCCTCTTCAATGGCCTCTTGGCAGGATTTCTAAGGTTTATATTGGTGATGACAACAAAGTACGTACAGTACAAATTGTAACTGCTGATCATAAATATCACACTAGGGCTGTGTCAAAGATTGTTATTCTGCCTACAGAAAACTAA